A region from the Lysobacter sp. BMK333-48F3 genome encodes:
- a CDS encoding SgcJ/EcaC family oxidoreductase: MKSRTALRLFGLSLALAPLTGLAQPALETAQHRHCLRELERVSEATGRAFEQRDLDAFMASFADDAIQVNTRGQLFQGKPAITAFYRAVMAGNYTFKRTLLSQQVNGCSSAIVADRIEFALPEAGIVLHGIDVANWVRSRGRWQLAADTTTQIAQP; this comes from the coding sequence ATGAAATCCCGTACCGCACTGCGTCTGTTCGGCCTGTCGCTGGCCCTGGCGCCGCTGACCGGCCTCGCCCAGCCCGCGTTGGAAACCGCCCAGCACCGCCACTGCCTGCGCGAACTCGAGCGCGTTTCCGAAGCCACCGGCCGCGCCTTCGAGCAGCGCGATCTGGACGCCTTCATGGCCTCGTTCGCCGACGACGCGATCCAGGTCAACACCCGCGGCCAGTTGTTCCAGGGCAAGCCGGCGATCACCGCGTTCTATCGCGCGGTGATGGCCGGCAACTACACCTTCAAGCGCACCCTGCTCTCGCAGCAGGTCAACGGCTGTTCCAGCGCGATCGTCGCCGATCGGATCGAGTTCGCATTGCCCGAGGCCGGCATCGTCCTGCACGGCATCGACGTCGCCAACTGGGTGCGCAGCCGCGGCCGTTGGCAGCTGGCCGCCGACACCACCACCCAGATCGCCCAGCCGTAA